GGTGATGACCCGGAGCTCGGGCCGGTGAGCCGCGCCGTACACCTTCTCGTCGGGGAAGTTGCTCGCCGCGTACGCCTCCACCGCGTCCACGGTGAACACGGCCACGGAGCCGTCCCGGCGGTCCACCTCGATGCGGGCGCCCCGCTTCAGCGCGCCGAGGTCGTAGAAGACGGCGGGACCCTCGGTGTTGTCGACGTGGCCGGCGACGATCGCGGTGCCCGTCTCGCCGGGTATGGTGCCGGCCTCGTACCAGCCGGCCAGGTTCTTGGCTTGCGGGGGCGGCACGTCCAGGCTGCCGGAGCGGGTGAGGGCCAGGCCCATCAGCGGGGCGTTCACCCGGATCGCGGGGATGCGGATGCGGGTGGGCACGGACGGGACCAGGGCGTGCGCCGCGGGCCGCGCGCCGCCCGGGTCGGGGCTGCCCTCGGCGGCGGCCGGCTGCGGTGGCGTGTGCGTCCGTGCGCCGTCGCCGAGCAGCCACACCCCGGAACCGAGGGCCACGACGGTGGCCGCGGCTATCGCGGTGTCGCCGAGCCGGTCATGCCTGGATCTGCCGCCGCTCCTGGCACTCCTGGCACTCCTGGCACTCCTGCGCATACGCATCCCTCTCTGGAGGCGGACCTGCGGGACTCCCGGAGGCGGATTCCCCTTCTGAAACCCCCTCCCCCTCCGGGCCGCGAGGGGCATTCGGACCCGGAGGGGGCGGGACGTGCGGTACCGGCGGACGGACAGCGGAGGGTGTCCGTCAGATCCCGTCGCCTCTCGCCCGGCGATGCAGGAGCCAGGTACCGCCCGCGGCGGCGACGGCCAGCGCCGCCACACCCGCCGCGGTCTGTACGGGGTCGGTGCCGAGTGCGCCGCCGACCCCCGTCTTCACACTTCCCCGCGGCTGCAGCTGCTCGTGCGCCGCGCTCAGGGCCACCACCAGGTCGCCGCTCACCTGCCGGCCGCCCTCCGCGCACTTGGCGACGATCTCGTACGTCCCCGGCTGCGCGCTCGGCGGCACCTGGAACTGGCCGATCGCCTCGCCCTCGTGCGCGCTGGGCGCCAGCGTGAAGGTACCGGCGCCGACCGCGCTCGCGTCCCCGGTCGCCGAGCCCTTGTCCCCGCACGCGGCGGTGTTCACCGTGACCTGGCTGCCGGGGGCCACGGTGGAGGGGTACACGTCCAGGCTGCCGGTGCCGGCCCGGGCGGGTGCCGCGGCCACCACGACGAGCGCGGTACCGGTCAGCAGACGGGCGGTGCGTCGCATGGTCTCCCCAGAGCTTGTCCGACTGGTGTGTCGCCTGCCCTTTCGAGGTAACTGCCTTTCGCCCGGGGCCGCTTGCTGATGGGCCGTCAGAAATGCGGTGAACGGGTGTCGCGGACCGGCCCCCACACGGACTAGCCGCCGCCGGGTTCCCGCAGGTCACAGGTGTGCGGAAAGGGCGACGAGACGACCGTGCGAAGAACACACGAATGGCGCGCCACCCCTCGTTGAACGGGTGACGCGCCAAACCGGCAGGCCGGTGCCATCACCGGCGCCGGCCTGTCCTCTCACCGCCGAGCGACTCAGCCGACGTTGACGGCGCTCCAGGCCGCCGCCACCGCGTTGTACTCCGTGCTGCCCGCGCCGTACAGGTCCTTGGCGGCGTTCAGGGTCGCCGTACGGGCCCCCGCGTAGTTCGTCGAGGAGGTCATGTAGACCGTCAGCGCCCGGTACCAGATCTTGCCGACCTTGTCCCGGCCGATGCCGGTGACCGTGGAGCCGTTGTACGTCGGCGAGTCGTAGCTGACGCCGTTGATGGTCTTCGCGCCGCTGCCCTCCGCCAGCAGGTAGGCGAAGTGGTTGGCGACGCCGGAGGAGTAGTGGACGTCGAGGTTGCCGACCGAACTGCTCCAGTAGTCCGCCGAGTTGCCGTCCCTGGACGGCTTGTCCATGTAGCGCAGTGCGGTCTTGCCGAAGCCGGGCTTCACGATCTTCTCGCCGATGAGGTAGTCACCGGGGTCGGCGGGGTTGTTCGCGTACCACTCCACCATCGTGCCGAGGATGTCCGAGGTGGCCTCGTTGAGCCCGCCGGACTCGCCGGAGTAGGTCAGCGCGGCCGTCTTGGCGGTGACTCCATGGGTCATCTCGTGCCCGGCGACGTCGAGGGCGACCAGCGGCCCGAACGTGGTCCCGTCACCGTCGCCGTACGTCATGCAGAAGCAACTGTCGTCCCAGAAGGCGTTGTTGTAGTTGCTGCCGTAGTGGACGCGGTTGTACGAGCCCTTGCCGTCGCCCGCGATGCCGCTGCGCCCGTGGACGTTCTTGTAGTAGTCCCAGGTCATGTTGGTGCCGTACTGGGCGTCGACGGCGGCCGAGGCGCGGTCGGAGGTGGTGCCGGTGCCCCAGTGGTTGTCGGCGTCCGTGAACAGGTCCGCGGGCGCCCGGCTGAAACATATGCCGAAGAAGCACAGGTCGGTCTTGCCCTCGGCGTCACCGGTGAAGGTGTTGCCGCGCGTCGGGTCCTTGAGCTGGTACGACGAGCCCGACTGGGTCGTCTGAAGCGGCACCGTCCCGCCGTACAGCGACTTGCCGTCGCCGGCGGCGGT
Above is a genomic segment from Streptomyces fodineus containing:
- a CDS encoding class F sortase; the encoded protein is MRRSARSARSARSGGRSRHDRLGDTAIAAATVVALGSGVWLLGDGARTHTPPQPAAAEGSPDPGGARPAAHALVPSVPTRIRIPAIRVNAPLMGLALTRSGSLDVPPPQAKNLAGWYEAGTIPGETGTAIVAGHVDNTEGPAVFYDLGALKRGARIEVDRRDGSVAVFTVDAVEAYAASNFPDEKVYGAAHRPELRVITCGGGYSRTTGYQGNVVVFAHLTGSR
- a CDS encoding M4 family metallopeptidase; its protein translation is MSRIRQHVRGSRRLATTAGVAVTTATLLSVALSPTAHADTRPSRATAIQNAASALLAHAASLGLTSAEGTSVRDVIVDRNGTQHVRYDRTYHGLPVLGGDFVVHLARDGAYRSANRATPGTISLASILPEISAPKAADLAVNALRAVNLGNTLKQVKAKPELIVDALHGTPRLAWRTNAAGLDSLGNPVARTVLTDARTGRQIDAWDSIETAAGDGKSLYGGTVPLQTTQSGSSYQLKDPTRGNTFTGDAEGKTDLCFFGICFSRAPADLFTDADNHWGTGTTSDRASAAVDAQYGTNMTWDYYKNVHGRSGIAGDGKGSYNRVHYGSNYNNAFWDDSCFCMTYGDGDGTTFGPLVALDVAGHEMTHGVTAKTAALTYSGESGGLNEATSDILGTMVEWYANNPADPGDYLIGEKIVKPGFGKTALRYMDKPSRDGNSADYWSSSVGNLDVHYSSGVANHFAYLLAEGSGAKTINGVSYDSPTYNGSTVTGIGRDKVGKIWYRALTVYMTSSTNYAGARTATLNAAKDLYGAGSTEYNAVAAAWSAVNVG